From a region of the Candidatus Pantoea bituminis genome:
- the rimM gene encoding ribosome maturation factor RimM (Essential for efficient processing of 16S rRNA), with amino-acid sequence MSKQLAAQPPVNPIVLGKMGAAYGIRGWLKVFSSTEDAESIFDYQPWFIQRAGKWHQVELEGWKHHNQDLIIKVKGFDDRDAAAQLTNCEIKVDSTQLPALDNGDYYWKDLMGCQVVNLEGYELGKVIDLMETGSNDVLVVKANLKDAFGAQERLIPFLDEQVIKKVDLTTGLIEVDWDPGF; translated from the coding sequence ATGAGCAAACAACTTGCCGCACAGCCTCCCGTTAATCCCATTGTTTTGGGTAAAATGGGGGCCGCATACGGCATCCGCGGTTGGCTCAAAGTGTTTTCCTCCACTGAAGACGCTGAAAGCATCTTCGACTACCAACCTTGGTTTATCCAGCGTGCCGGTAAATGGCATCAGGTTGAGCTAGAGGGTTGGAAGCACCACAATCAGGACCTGATTATCAAAGTCAAAGGCTTCGATGATCGGGATGCGGCGGCTCAATTAACCAATTGCGAAATCAAGGTTGATTCGACGCAGTTGCCAGCGCTGGATAACGGTGACTATTACTGGAAAGACCTTATGGGTTGCCAGGTTGTTAACCTTGAAGGCTACGAGTTGGGCAAAGTCATTGATTTGATGGAAACCGGCTCGAACGACGTACTCGTTGTTAAGGCAAACCTGAAAGATGCGTTCGGTGCTCAGGAGCGGTTGATTCCGTTTCTTGATGAACAGGTTATCAAGAAAGTCGATCTCACTACTGGCCTCATCGAAGTAGATTGGGATCCTGGTTTTTGA
- the pheA gene encoding bifunctional chorismate mutase/prephenate dehydratase, with protein sequence MNPDNPLLALRDRISAVDEKLLTLLAERRSLAVEVAQAKLETHRPIRDVERERALLEHLIVLGKKHHLDAHYITRLFQLVIEDSVLTQQALLQKNLNHPHAQAARIAFLGPKGSYSHLAARKYAARHFDNMVESGCLKFHDIIKHVENGLADYAVLPIENTSSGSINDVYDLLQQTSLSIVGELTLPIDHCVLINGTTDLQQIETVYSHPQPFQQCSQFINRFPHWKIEYTESTAAAMEKVAALNSPKVAALGSEAGGELYQLQVLERNLANQQQNQTRFIVLARKPIDVSDQVPAKTTLIMATGQQAGALVDALLVLRQHNLIMSKLESRPINGNPWEEMFYIDVQANLQSEKMQQALQELKTMTRSLKVLGCYPGENIVPVEPGE encoded by the coding sequence ATGAATCCCGATAATCCATTACTGGCGTTGCGCGACAGAATCAGCGCGGTCGATGAAAAACTACTGACTCTTTTAGCAGAACGCCGTTCGCTGGCCGTTGAGGTTGCACAGGCTAAACTTGAAACCCATCGCCCTATTCGTGATGTAGAACGCGAACGCGCTTTGCTGGAGCATTTGATCGTACTGGGCAAGAAACACCATTTGGATGCACACTACATCACACGGCTTTTCCAGTTAGTGATTGAGGATTCTGTATTAACTCAACAGGCGCTCCTGCAAAAGAATCTGAACCATCCTCATGCGCAGGCTGCCCGCATTGCTTTTTTAGGTCCAAAAGGTTCCTATTCTCACCTTGCTGCACGTAAATACGCAGCGCGCCATTTTGACAATATGGTTGAAAGCGGCTGTCTTAAGTTTCATGACATTATTAAACACGTTGAAAATGGCTTAGCCGATTACGCGGTATTGCCGATAGAAAATACCAGTTCGGGTTCGATCAATGATGTTTACGATTTGCTTCAGCAAACAAGTTTGTCGATTGTGGGCGAACTGACTTTGCCCATCGATCATTGCGTGTTGATCAATGGCACCACCGATCTTCAGCAGATTGAAACGGTCTATAGTCATCCCCAGCCTTTCCAGCAATGTAGCCAGTTTATTAATCGTTTTCCACATTGGAAAATTGAGTACACCGAAAGTACCGCAGCAGCGATGGAGAAAGTCGCCGCACTCAATTCACCTAAAGTTGCAGCCTTAGGCAGTGAGGCTGGCGGAGAGCTTTATCAGTTACAGGTTCTTGAACGAAATCTGGCGAATCAGCAACAAAACCAGACGCGTTTCATTGTTCTGGCTCGTAAACCGATCGACGTTTCTGATCAGGTTCCCGCGAAAACCACACTCATCATGGCAACAGGACAGCAAGCAGGTGCGCTGGTTGATGCCCTGTTAGTCTTGCGACAACACAACCTGATCATGAGTAAACTTGAGTCACGTCCTATCAATGGAAATCCGTGGGAAGAGATGTTTTACATTGATGTGCAGGCAAATTTGCAGTCGGAAAAAATGCAGCAGGCATTACAAGAATTGAAAACGATGACGCGATCGCTGAAGGTATTGGGATGTTATCCAGGCGAAAATATCGTGCCGGTTGAACCTGGCGAATAA
- the bamD gene encoding outer membrane protein assembly factor BamD — MTRMKHLVAAATLSLALVGCSGSNDAVPDSPPSEIYATAQQKLQDGNFKAAIKQLEALDNRYPFGPYSQQVQLDLIYAYYKNADLPLAQAAIARFMRLNPTHPNIDYVIYMKGLTDMALDDSALQGFFGIDRSDRDPTHARDAFRDFSQLLRSYPNSQYSADAQKRLVYLKDRLAKYELSVAQFYTKREAYVAVVNRVEGMMRDYPDTQATHDALSLMENAYRHLQLNAEADKVAKIIAANQVS, encoded by the coding sequence ATGACGCGTATGAAACATCTGGTGGCTGCTGCCACACTGAGCCTGGCCCTTGTGGGTTGTTCCGGCTCTAATGACGCGGTACCGGACAGCCCGCCTTCTGAAATCTATGCCACAGCGCAGCAAAAGCTGCAGGACGGTAACTTTAAAGCGGCGATTAAGCAACTGGAAGCGCTGGATAATCGTTATCCGTTCGGTCCTTATTCACAGCAGGTTCAGCTGGATTTGATCTACGCGTATTATAAAAATGCCGATCTGCCATTAGCACAGGCGGCTATTGCTCGCTTCATGCGTTTGAATCCTACTCATCCAAACATCGACTATGTCATCTATATGAAAGGCCTGACGGATATGGCGTTAGATGATTCGGCGCTGCAAGGCTTCTTCGGCATTGATCGTTCTGATCGTGATCCGACCCATGCCCGTGATGCATTCCGTGACTTCTCGCAGCTGCTGCGCAGTTATCCGAACAGCCAATATTCAGCTGACGCGCAAAAACGTCTGGTCTACTTGAAAGATCGTTTAGCGAAATATGAACTGTCCGTGGCGCAATTCTATACTAAGCGCGAGGCTTATGTCGCGGTCGTTAACCGTGTGGAAGGTATGATGCGCGATTATCCCGATACGCAGGCCACGCACGATGCGCTGTCGCTGATGGAAAATGCCTACCGTCATCTTCAACTAAACGCAGAAGCAGATAAAGTGGCAAAGATTATTGCTGCTAATCAAGTCAGCTAA
- a CDS encoding GNAT family N-acetyltransferase produces the protein MTAHFASITLRPFTLEDISAFTAAVNNSLDTLLPWMVWAHENYEEKEAASWINFTHLQRATGEAHEFAIVDEQDRLLGGAGIRFSRFQGDFSALGYWVRSDVQGKGIASQAVNQLLKFGFERPAIKTIEILAAEANTASRRVAEKCGGRFVDYRYGLIILDSGPVNTAIYHFHRPQK, from the coding sequence ATGACCGCTCATTTCGCTTCTATTACATTACGTCCATTCACCCTAGAGGATATTTCTGCCTTCACTGCCGCAGTCAATAACTCGCTCGACACTTTGCTTCCATGGATGGTCTGGGCACATGAAAATTATGAGGAAAAAGAAGCAGCCAGCTGGATCAACTTTACTCACTTGCAAAGAGCAACAGGTGAAGCGCATGAATTTGCCATTGTAGATGAGCAAGATCGGCTATTAGGTGGCGCAGGTATTCGCTTTTCACGTTTTCAAGGTGACTTTAGTGCATTGGGATATTGGGTTCGCAGCGATGTTCAAGGAAAAGGCATTGCCAGCCAGGCGGTAAACCAACTGCTTAAGTTTGGATTTGAACGTCCTGCTATTAAAACGATTGAGATCCTGGCAGCAGAGGCCAATACAGCAAGCAGGAGAGTGGCAGAAAAATGCGGAGGGCGTTTTGTTGATTACCGCTACGGGTTGATCATTTTAGACAGCGGTCCGGTTAATACCGCGATTTATCATTTTCATCGGCCACAGAAATAA
- the rplS gene encoding 50S ribosomal protein L19, with translation MSNIIKQIEQEQMKQDVPSFRPGDSVEVKVWVVEGSKKRLQAFEGVVIAIRNRGLHSAFTVRKISNGEGVERVFQTHSPVIDSIAVKRRGAVRKAKLYYLRERTGKSARIKERLN, from the coding sequence ATGAGCAACATTATTAAGCAAATTGAACAAGAGCAGATGAAACAGGACGTACCTTCTTTCCGTCCGGGTGATTCCGTGGAAGTGAAAGTATGGGTCGTTGAAGGTTCTAAGAAACGTCTGCAGGCATTCGAGGGCGTGGTTATCGCTATTCGTAACCGCGGTCTGCACTCTGCATTCACTGTTCGCAAAATTTCTAACGGCGAAGGCGTTGAGCGTGTTTTCCAAACTCACTCACCAGTAATTGACAGCATCGCTGTTAAACGTCGTGGCGCTGTGCGTAAAGCCAAACTGTACTACCTGCGTGAGCGTACTGGTAAGTCTGCTCGTATCAAAGAGCGTCTTAACTAA
- the raiA gene encoding ribosome-associated translation inhibitor RaiA yields the protein MILNITSKQMEITAAIRNHVEDRLAKLEKWQTDLINPHIVLSKEPKEFVADATINTPNGTLVASAKHDDMYTAINDLIAKLERQLNKVQHKAEARRATTSVKDFTPAS from the coding sequence ATGATTCTCAACATTACCAGTAAACAAATGGAAATCACTGCGGCTATCCGCAACCATGTCGAAGACCGTCTCGCCAAGCTAGAAAAGTGGCAAACTGACCTGATTAATCCCCATATTGTCTTGTCCAAAGAACCAAAAGAATTCGTGGCTGATGCCACTATAAATACGCCAAACGGCACTTTGGTGGCCAGCGCCAAACACGACGATATGTATACCGCAATAAATGATTTGATTGCTAAGCTCGAACGACAGCTCAATAAAGTTCAGCATAAAGCCGAAGCTCGCCGCGCAACGACCAGCGTAAAAGATTTCACACCGGCCAGCTAA
- the tyrA gene encoding bifunctional chorismate mutase/prephenate dehydrogenase produces the protein MVAELTALRDQIDNVDKALLDLLAKRLELVAEVGEVKSRYGLPIYVPEREASMLASRRKEAEALGVPPDLIEDVLRRVMRESYTSENDKGFKTLCPELRPVVIVGGNGQMGRLFEKMLTLSGYTVKILDKADWEQAESLLSDAGMVIISVPIHLTEQVIAQLPQLPDDCILVDLASVKNRPLQAMLAAHGGPVLGLHPMFGPDSGSLAKQVVVWCDGRQPEAYQWFLEQMQVWGARLHRISAVEHDQNMAFIQALRHFATFAYGLHLAEENVNLDQLLALSSPIYRLELAMVGRLFAQDPQLYADIIMSSENNLALIKRYYQRFGEAITLLEQGDKQAFIDSFNRVEHWFGDHAKRFLVESRSLLRSANDSRQ, from the coding sequence ATGGTTGCTGAACTGACCGCGTTACGCGATCAAATAGATAATGTAGACAAGGCGCTGCTCGATCTGCTGGCAAAGCGGCTTGAACTGGTCGCTGAGGTAGGCGAAGTCAAAAGCCGTTATGGCTTGCCTATTTATGTGCCAGAACGTGAAGCTTCAATGCTGGCGTCGCGCCGTAAGGAAGCGGAAGCGTTGGGTGTGCCGCCTGATCTTATCGAAGATGTGCTGCGCCGCGTAATGCGTGAATCCTACACCAGCGAAAATGACAAAGGTTTCAAAACGCTTTGTCCTGAATTGCGTCCAGTGGTGATCGTTGGCGGAAATGGCCAGATGGGCAGGCTATTTGAAAAGATGCTGACCCTGTCAGGTTATACCGTAAAAATACTCGATAAAGCGGATTGGGAGCAGGCTGAATCGCTGCTAAGCGATGCCGGCATGGTGATTATCAGTGTTCCGATTCATTTAACTGAACAAGTCATAGCGCAGCTGCCGCAGCTGCCTGATGACTGCATTTTGGTTGATTTAGCTTCAGTGAAAAATCGCCCGCTTCAGGCGATGCTGGCCGCGCATGGAGGACCGGTGCTGGGGTTGCATCCGATGTTTGGGCCTGACAGCGGTAGCCTTGCGAAACAGGTTGTGGTTTGGTGTGATGGCCGTCAACCTGAAGCGTATCAATGGTTTTTGGAACAAATGCAGGTGTGGGGTGCTCGCTTACATCGTATTAGCGCTGTAGAGCATGATCAAAACATGGCGTTCATACAGGCGCTTCGGCATTTCGCGACCTTTGCTTATGGTCTGCATTTAGCTGAAGAAAACGTTAATCTCGATCAGTTATTGGCGCTGTCGTCGCCAATCTACCGGTTGGAATTAGCGATGGTTGGACGCTTGTTTGCCCAAGATCCGCAGTTGTATGCTGACATTATTATGTCTTCAGAAAATAACCTGGCACTGATAAAACGTTATTATCAACGCTTTGGCGAAGCGATTACCTTGCTGGAGCAGGGTGATAAGCAAGCCTTCATTGACAGCTTTAATCGGGTCGAGCACTGGTTTGGCGACCATGCCAAACGCTTCCTGGTGGAAAGCCGCAGCTTATTACGTTCGGCGAACGACAGCCGGCAGTAA
- the trmD gene encoding tRNA (guanosine(37)-N1)-methyltransferase TrmD — protein MWIGVISLFPEMFRAITDYGVTGRAVKNGLLSIQSWSPRDFALDRHRTVDDRPYGGGPGMLMMVQPLRDAISAAKAAAGDGAKVIYLSPQGRKLDQQGVCELATQNKLILVCGRYEGIDERVIQTEIDEEWSIGDYVLSGGELPAMTLIDSVARFIPGVLGKQASADEDSFSDGLLDCPHYTRPEVLEGKDVPAVLLSGNHADIRRWRLKQSLGRTWLRRPELLENLALTEEQARLLKEFKREFQQQQNDDVEE, from the coding sequence ATGTGGATTGGTGTTATTAGCCTGTTTCCAGAAATGTTTCGCGCTATTACCGATTACGGGGTAACTGGCCGGGCAGTAAAAAATGGCCTGCTTAGTATTCAAAGCTGGAGTCCGCGTGACTTCGCGCTTGACCGGCACCGCACCGTGGATGATCGTCCTTATGGCGGCGGACCGGGAATGTTAATGATGGTACAACCTTTACGGGATGCCATCTCCGCAGCGAAAGCAGCGGCGGGAGACGGGGCTAAGGTGATATATCTTTCACCTCAGGGGCGCAAACTCGACCAACAGGGCGTTTGTGAGTTAGCGACGCAGAACAAGTTAATTCTGGTCTGTGGTCGTTATGAAGGGATTGATGAGCGCGTAATCCAAACCGAAATTGATGAAGAATGGTCAATCGGCGATTACGTACTCAGTGGCGGAGAATTACCAGCCATGACGTTGATTGACTCAGTTGCCCGGTTTATTCCTGGTGTGCTGGGTAAGCAAGCGTCAGCCGATGAGGATTCGTTCTCGGATGGTTTGCTGGATTGTCCACACTACACCCGACCTGAAGTGTTAGAAGGCAAGGATGTTCCGGCAGTTTTACTGTCAGGCAACCATGCCGATATTCGCCGTTGGCGCCTCAAACAGTCGCTAGGCCGTACCTGGCTAAGAAGACCTGAACTTCTGGAAAACCTGGCTCTGACTGAAGAGCAAGCAAGGTTGCTAAAGGAATTCAAACGTGAATTTCAGCAGCAGCAAAACGATGATGTGGAAGAGTGA
- the rluD gene encoding 23S rRNA pseudouridine(1911/1915/1917) synthase RluD: MAQQVQLTATVSESQLGQRLDQTLAELFPDYSRSRIKEWILNRRVSVNDTIVDKPKEKVLGGERVAIDAEIEEAQRWEPQNLPLDIVYEDDDILVINKPRGFVVHPGAGNPDGTVLNALLHHYPAIMDVPRAGIVHRLDKDTTGLMVVAKTVPAQTHLVETLQLREITREYEAVAIGTMTAGGTVDEPISRHSTKRTHMAVHPMGKPAVTHYRIMEHFRAHTRLRLRLETGRTHQIRVHMAHINHPLVGDPLYGGRPRPPKGASEAFISTLRGFDRQALHATMLRLYHPITGIEMEFHAPIPQDMIDLVNALKADTEEFKDQMDWL; this comes from the coding sequence ATGGCACAACAAGTTCAACTCACCGCAACGGTATCCGAATCACAACTCGGACAACGCTTAGATCAGACTTTGGCAGAATTGTTCCCTGATTATTCGCGTTCTCGTATAAAAGAATGGATCCTTAACCGTCGCGTTAGTGTTAACGACACGATTGTCGACAAACCAAAAGAGAAAGTGTTAGGTGGCGAACGTGTCGCCATTGACGCTGAGATCGAAGAAGCGCAACGCTGGGAGCCGCAAAATCTGCCGCTCGACATCGTTTATGAAGACGATGATATCCTGGTGATTAACAAGCCGCGTGGTTTTGTGGTGCATCCGGGCGCGGGAAATCCTGATGGTACGGTGCTGAATGCATTGCTGCATCATTACCCCGCCATAATGGATGTTCCGCGCGCAGGCATCGTCCATCGCCTTGATAAAGATACCACTGGATTAATGGTGGTAGCTAAAACCGTTCCTGCACAAACGCACTTGGTCGAAACGCTGCAGCTGCGTGAAATCACGCGTGAATACGAAGCGGTAGCAATCGGTACGATGACAGCGGGCGGTACCGTTGATGAGCCAATCAGCCGTCACTCAACCAAGCGCACGCATATGGCTGTGCATCCGATGGGCAAACCTGCGGTTACTCACTATCGAATCATGGAGCATTTCCGTGCACACACGCGTTTACGCCTGCGTCTGGAAACGGGGCGTACCCACCAGATTCGTGTCCACATGGCGCATATTAACCATCCGCTGGTAGGCGATCCGCTTTATGGTGGTCGTCCACGTCCGCCAAAAGGTGCATCTGAAGCGTTCATCTCCACATTACGTGGCTTCGATCGCCAGGCACTGCATGCAACCATGCTGCGTCTGTATCACCCTATCACCGGTATTGAAATGGAATTTCATGCACCAATCCCGCAAGACATGATCGATTTAGTTAACGCTTTGAAAGCGGATACTGAAGAGTTCAAGGATCAAATGGACTGGTTATGA
- the yfiH gene encoding purine nucleoside phosphorylase YfiH produces the protein MSLIIPDWPVPSRVRACSTVRYGGTSTAPWKSLNLGSHVGDSSSHVESNRQRLVELAGLPAMPQWLDQVHTTDIVRLPHSVHEIPRADACITNQAGVVCAVMTADCLPVLFCSADGTEVAAAHAGWRGLCDGVLENTLAQFRSSPNQIHAWLGPAIGPNAFEVGAEVRSAFMAKAPQAAAAFRPVGNKFYADIVLLAHQRLQAAGVQSVSAVKRCTFSEPDNFFSFRRDGVTGRMATLIWLI, from the coding sequence ATGAGTTTGATTATCCCCGATTGGCCCGTACCGTCCCGCGTGCGAGCGTGTTCCACTGTACGCTATGGCGGCACGAGTACAGCACCTTGGAAATCGCTGAATCTGGGTAGCCATGTCGGGGATTCGTCATCACATGTCGAAAGCAATCGCCAACGACTGGTGGAGCTAGCGGGCTTGCCCGCAATGCCACAATGGCTGGATCAAGTTCACACAACCGATATTGTCCGGCTGCCACATTCCGTACATGAGATACCGCGTGCAGATGCATGTATTACTAATCAAGCAGGCGTAGTGTGTGCAGTAATGACAGCAGATTGTTTACCGGTGTTGTTCTGCTCGGCGGATGGAACGGAAGTCGCCGCTGCACATGCGGGGTGGCGTGGGCTTTGCGATGGCGTATTAGAAAACACGCTGGCGCAGTTTCGTTCATCTCCTAATCAGATTCATGCATGGCTTGGACCAGCAATTGGTCCGAATGCATTTGAAGTCGGCGCAGAGGTACGTAGTGCCTTCATGGCTAAAGCTCCTCAGGCGGCAGCGGCATTCCGTCCAGTTGGCAATAAATTTTATGCCGATATAGTGTTATTAGCGCATCAGCGTCTGCAGGCGGCAGGCGTGCAATCTGTTAGCGCTGTGAAGCGTTGCACCTTCAGCGAACCAGACAATTTCTTCTCCTTTCGCCGTGATGGTGTTACCGGTCGTATGGCAACTTTGATCTGGCTGATATAA